One window from the genome of Sphingomicrobium arenosum encodes:
- a CDS encoding DUF305 domain-containing protein, translated as MEKEHLGHKDQKHMWLKFAGMIVTSTLVMFVLMHQLVYEADHLTFSLNRFMSSLVSGASMVIIMLGFMWSMYRDPALKKMVMAGAAIAFVALLFLNRQQVLINDQGFMRSMIPHHSIAINNSRKATITDPRVRELADEIIKAQVKEIAEMKMLLEDIENNGEQGDGTALPPRTADLTPELLEKAKKPVAPVDADVRDEVEVGE; from the coding sequence ATGGAAAAGGAACATCTAGGTCACAAAGACCAGAAACATATGTGGCTGAAGTTTGCGGGCATGATCGTGACATCGACCTTGGTCATGTTCGTCCTGATGCACCAACTCGTGTACGAGGCAGACCATCTGACGTTCAGCCTCAATCGCTTCATGTCGTCGCTTGTGTCAGGGGCGAGCATGGTCATCATCATGCTCGGCTTCATGTGGAGCATGTATCGCGACCCTGCCCTCAAGAAGATGGTGATGGCGGGTGCTGCGATCGCATTCGTCGCTCTGCTCTTCCTCAATCGCCAGCAGGTGCTGATCAACGATCAGGGCTTCATGCGCTCGATGATCCCGCACCATTCCATTGCAATCAATAACTCGCGCAAGGCGACGATCACCGATCCCCGTGTCCGAGAGCTCGCCGACGAGATCATCAAGGCGCAGGTCAAGGAGATCGCCGAGATGAAGATGCTGCTCGAGGACATAGAGAATAATGGCGAGCAGGGGGATGGCACCGCCTTGCCGCCCCGCACCGCCGACCTTACGCCGGAGTTGCTTGAAAAAGCGAAGAAACCCGTCGCGCCAGTCGATGCCGACGTTCGCGATGAAGTGGAAGTGGGCGAGTAA